In Sulfitobacter albidus, the following proteins share a genomic window:
- a CDS encoding HAD-IA family hydrolase has translation MKTVVFDLDGTLADTSGDLIAAANACFIEAGHGALLDPGGDAGTALRGGRAMLRLGMARLERAEDDAEIDAMYPKLLAHYARDIDRHTVLYDGAMAAVQALKGAGYAVAICTNKPEGLARELLTRLGVLDAFDAMLGADSLDVRKPDPEHLRETVRRAGGDPEACLLVGDSDTDRNTSRRAGVPSVLVTFGPSGEDMAALEPEALLADYADLPALVRDLIGAPD, from the coding sequence ATGAAAACGGTAGTCTTTGATCTCGACGGCACGCTGGCCGACACCAGCGGCGATCTGATCGCCGCCGCAAATGCGTGCTTTATCGAGGCGGGCCACGGCGCCCTTCTAGATCCGGGGGGCGACGCGGGCACGGCCCTGCGCGGCGGGCGGGCGATGCTGCGGCTGGGCATGGCGCGGCTGGAGCGCGCCGAGGACGATGCCGAAATCGACGCGATGTACCCCAAGCTGTTGGCGCACTACGCCCGCGACATCGACCGTCACACGGTGCTCTACGACGGCGCCATGGCGGCGGTGCAGGCGCTCAAGGGGGCGGGCTATGCCGTGGCGATCTGCACCAACAAACCCGAAGGGCTGGCGCGCGAGCTACTGACGCGGCTGGGCGTGCTCGACGCGTTTGACGCGATGCTGGGCGCCGACAGCCTTGACGTGCGCAAGCCCGACCCCGAGCACCTGCGCGAGACAGTGCGCCGCGCGGGCGGCGACCCGGAAGCCTGCCTGCTGGTCGGCGACAGCGACACCGACCGCAACACGTCCCGCCGCGCAGGCGTGCCGTCGGTACTGGTCACCTTCGGCCCCTCGGGCGAGGATATGGCGGCGCTGGAGCCTGAGGCGTTGCTGGCCGACTACGCGGATCTGCCCGCGCTTGTGCGCGATCTGATCGGGGCGCCGGACTGA
- the glmU gene encoding bifunctional UDP-N-acetylglucosamine diphosphorylase/glucosamine-1-phosphate N-acetyltransferase GlmU, with product MTTSLIILAAGKGTRMNSELPKVLHPIAGEPMLIHAITAGETLDPARTVVVAGHGAEAVTAAVHAHDATAKVVVQEEQLGTAHAVAQARAALEGVGGTAIVLYGDTPFVSAETLARLTQAARDHDVAVLGFEAADPGRYGRLVMAGDTLERIVEYKDATEAERAITLCNSGVIACDAALLFDLIDAVGNDNASGEYYLTDIIGLARARGLTATAVTCDEAETLGVNSRAQLAEAEAAFQARARAALLEDGVTLQAPDTVFLARDTVIGRDAHVEPHVVFGPGVTVESGATIRAFSHLEGCHVSRGATVGPYARLRPGAELAENTRVGNFVEIKNATVAEGAKVNHLSYIGDAFVGARANIGAGTITCNYDGVMKHHTHIGADAFIGSNTMLVAPVHVGAGAMTGSGSVITSDVEDDALALARAPQVEKPGMARKLMDMLRAKKARSQRSS from the coding sequence ATGACGACAAGCCTTATCATTCTGGCGGCGGGCAAGGGCACGCGGATGAATTCCGAGCTGCCCAAGGTGCTGCACCCGATCGCGGGTGAGCCGATGCTGATCCACGCCATCACCGCCGGGGAGACGCTGGACCCCGCCCGCACGGTCGTCGTCGCGGGCCACGGCGCCGAGGCCGTCACTGCCGCCGTGCACGCCCATGACGCGACCGCAAAAGTCGTCGTGCAGGAGGAACAGCTGGGCACAGCGCACGCGGTCGCACAGGCGCGCGCGGCGCTTGAGGGTGTGGGCGGTACGGCGATCGTGCTTTACGGCGACACACCCTTTGTCAGCGCCGAGACGCTCGCACGGCTCACGCAGGCCGCGCGCGATCACGACGTGGCCGTTCTGGGGTTCGAGGCTGCCGATCCCGGCCGCTACGGCCGTCTGGTGATGGCGGGCGATACACTGGAGCGGATCGTCGAATACAAGGACGCCACCGAGGCCGAGCGCGCCATTACCCTGTGCAACAGCGGCGTGATCGCCTGCGACGCGGCGCTGCTGTTCGATCTGATCGACGCGGTAGGCAACGACAATGCCTCCGGTGAATACTACCTCACGGATATCATCGGGCTGGCCCGCGCGCGCGGGCTCACCGCCACCGCCGTCACCTGCGACGAGGCCGAGACGCTCGGCGTGAACTCCCGCGCGCAACTGGCCGAGGCCGAGGCCGCCTTTCAGGCCCGCGCCCGCGCCGCCCTGCTGGAGGACGGCGTGACCCTGCAAGCGCCCGATACGGTGTTTCTGGCCCGCGACACGGTCATCGGGCGCGATGCCCATGTCGAGCCGCATGTGGTCTTTGGCCCCGGCGTGACGGTTGAATCCGGTGCCACGATCCGCGCGTTCAGCCATCTTGAGGGCTGCCACGTCAGCCGCGGCGCCACCGTCGGCCCCTACGCCCGCCTGCGCCCCGGCGCGGAACTGGCCGAGAACACCCGCGTCGGCAACTTTGTCGAGATCAAGAATGCCACCGTCGCCGAGGGCGCCAAGGTCAATCACCTGAGCTATATCGGCGATGCCTTTGTGGGTGCGCGCGCCAATATCGGGGCGGGCACGATCACCTGCAACTACGACGGGGTGATGAAACACCACACCCACATAGGCGCGGATGCCTTTATCGGGTCGAACACGATGCTCGTGGCCCCGGTGCACGTGGGTGCCGGCGCGATGACCGGTTCGGGCTCGGTCATCACTTCGGACGTCGAGGATGACGCGCTGGCGCTGGCCCGGGCGCCACAGGTGGAAAAACCGGGCATGGCCCGCAAACTGATGGATATGCTGCGCGCCAAGAAAGCCCGCAGCCAGAGGAGCAGCTGA
- the glmS gene encoding glutamine--fructose-6-phosphate transaminase (isomerizing), producing the protein MCGIVGVLGNHEAAPILVEALKRLEYRGYDSAGIATVNGGTLDRRRAVGKLVNLGDLLVHQPLAGKSGIGHTRWATHGEPNEANAHPHRSGPVAVVHNGIIENFRELRAELAEHGLTPQTDTDTETVAMLTEMFMRAGATPTDAAIQTLGKLHGAFALAFLFDGEEDLMIAARRGSPLAIGYGEGEMFVGSDAIALSPLTDRISYLDEGDYAVITRAGAQVFDAEGNKVAREIRKIEISATRIDKGGHKHFMAKEIAEQPTVIADALSHYLSAGGEIRLPDPQVDFAQVERITMVACGTAFLACLTAKYWFEQIARLPVEVDVASEFRYREPPVPAKSLALFVSQSGETADTLAALRYMAGKADRIASVVNVPESSIARESDLVLPIHAGVEIGVASTKAFTCQLTVLFLLAIKAASDRGTLTDEARADHLSQLRRLPALIAEALDQNVAIRETARKLANARDVLFLGRGPLYPLAHEGALKLKEISYIHAEAYASGELKHGPIALVDEDVPVVVMAPRDTLFDKTVSNMQEVMARKGKVILISDREGLAEAANGTWDTITMPDVSDAVAPILYAIPAQLLAYHTAVAKGTDVDQPRNLAKSVTVE; encoded by the coding sequence ATGTGTGGCATCGTCGGAGTCCTTGGCAATCACGAGGCAGCCCCCATTCTGGTCGAGGCGCTCAAGCGGCTCGAATACCGCGGGTACGACAGCGCGGGCATCGCCACCGTCAACGGTGGCACGCTCGACCGCCGCCGCGCGGTGGGCAAGCTGGTCAACCTTGGCGATCTACTGGTGCACCAGCCGCTGGCGGGCAAATCCGGCATCGGCCACACCCGCTGGGCCACCCACGGGGAGCCCAACGAGGCCAACGCGCACCCGCACCGCTCCGGCCCCGTGGCGGTCGTGCACAACGGCATCATCGAGAATTTTCGCGAATTGCGCGCGGAGCTGGCCGAGCATGGGCTGACCCCGCAGACCGACACGGACACCGAAACCGTTGCCATGCTGACCGAGATGTTCATGCGCGCGGGCGCCACGCCCACCGATGCCGCGATCCAGACCCTTGGCAAGCTGCACGGCGCCTTTGCCCTCGCCTTCCTCTTTGACGGCGAAGAGGACCTGATGATCGCCGCCCGCCGCGGCTCTCCTCTGGCGATAGGCTATGGCGAGGGCGAGATGTTCGTGGGCTCGGACGCCATCGCACTGTCGCCGCTGACCGACCGCATCAGCTATCTCGACGAGGGCGATTACGCCGTCATCACCCGTGCGGGTGCGCAGGTCTTTGACGCCGAGGGCAACAAAGTCGCCCGCGAGATCCGCAAGATCGAGATTTCCGCCACCCGCATCGACAAGGGGGGGCACAAACACTTCATGGCCAAGGAAATCGCCGAGCAGCCCACGGTAATTGCCGACGCACTGTCGCATTACCTGAGTGCCGGGGGAGAGATCCGCCTGCCCGATCCGCAGGTGGATTTTGCGCAGGTTGAGCGGATCACCATGGTCGCCTGCGGCACCGCCTTTCTGGCGTGCCTGACGGCAAAATACTGGTTCGAACAGATCGCGCGCCTGCCGGTCGAGGTCGATGTCGCCTCCGAATTCCGCTACCGCGAGCCGCCGGTGCCGGCCAAATCGCTCGCGCTGTTTGTCTCCCAATCGGGCGAAACCGCCGATACGCTGGCCGCGCTGCGCTACATGGCCGGGAAAGCCGACAGGATCGCGTCGGTCGTCAACGTGCCGGAATCGTCAATCGCGCGGGAAAGCGATCTTGTGCTGCCGATCCATGCAGGCGTCGAAATCGGCGTCGCCTCGACCAAGGCGTTCACCTGTCAGCTCACCGTGCTGTTCCTGCTGGCAATCAAGGCGGCGAGCGACCGGGGCACCCTGACCGACGAGGCGCGCGCCGATCACCTGTCGCAACTGCGCCGCCTGCCCGCGTTGATCGCCGAGGCACTGGACCAGAACGTCGCCATCCGCGAGACCGCGCGCAAGCTGGCAAATGCCCGCGACGTGCTGTTTCTGGGGCGCGGCCCACTTTATCCGCTGGCCCATGAGGGCGCGCTGAAACTCAAGGAAATCAGCTATATCCACGCCGAAGCCTACGCCTCGGGCGAGTTGAAACACGGCCCCATCGCGCTGGTCGATGAGGACGTGCCCGTGGTCGTCATGGCCCCGCGCGATACGCTCTTCGACAAGACGGTGAGCAACATGCAGGAAGTCATGGCCCGCAAGGGCAAGGTCATCCTGATCTCTGACCGCGAGGGGCTGGCCGAGGCCGCCAACGGCACATGGGACACGATCACCATGCCCGATGTGTCGGATGCGGTGGCGCCGATCCTCTACGCGATCCCGGCGCAGCTATTGGCCTATCACACGGCGGTGGCCAAGGGCACGGATGTGGACCAGCCCCGCAACCTCGCCAAATCGGTGACGGTGGAATAA
- a CDS encoding pyridoxamine 5'-phosphate oxidase family protein, whose protein sequence is MATQFDAIAPAHQKFIEAQHLFFCATAAQDGRVNLSPKGMDSLRVMGPNRIVWRNLTGSGNETAAHLAKVNRITLMWCGFEAQPMIMRAYGSARTLHADHAEFAALDAMFPPSPGARQIYDVAVDMLQTSCGYAVPMFEHVKERPILRDWAEAKGPDGIATYWTERNQTSIDGMPTGTPTRDA, encoded by the coding sequence ATGGCCACGCAATTTGACGCCATCGCCCCCGCGCACCAAAAGTTCATCGAGGCGCAGCACCTGTTCTTCTGCGCCACCGCGGCGCAGGACGGGCGCGTGAATCTGTCGCCCAAGGGGATGGACAGCCTGCGCGTGATGGGCCCCAACCGCATCGTCTGGCGCAACCTCACCGGATCGGGCAACGAGACGGCGGCGCATCTGGCAAAGGTCAACCGGATCACCCTGATGTGGTGCGGGTTCGAGGCGCAGCCGATGATCATGCGCGCCTACGGCAGCGCGCGCACCCTGCACGCGGATCACGCGGAATTTGCCGCGCTCGACGCGATGTTCCCGCCCTCCCCCGGCGCGCGGCAGATCTACGATGTGGCCGTGGACATGCTGCAAACCAGCTGCGGCTACGCCGTACCGATGTTTGAGCACGTCAAGGAACGCCCGATCCTGCGCGACTGGGCCGAGGCGAAAGGCCCGGACGGCATCGCCACCTATTGGACCGAGCGCAACCAGACCTCCATCGACGGGATGCCCACCGGCACGCCGACCCGCGATGCATGA
- a CDS encoding DNA alkylation repair protein produces MHEPFLAALEALADPARAEGMRAYHKADRPYLGLRNPQIDELTREWRAQLDLPQRVALADALWQTDIYEARLAAAKLLTQARLRPDDAGAWRLIASWTPDFDSWAIADHACMAGQKRLVADPARLDEVEAWTQSDHLWTRRAALVITLPWTKQNHPKPAEIAARDRILGWAAGYVPDHQWFIQKAIAWWLRELSKHDADRVRAFVDTHGGAMKPFAAKEAMRHLRD; encoded by the coding sequence ATGCATGAGCCGTTCCTCGCAGCACTCGAAGCGCTGGCCGATCCGGCGCGCGCCGAGGGTATGCGCGCCTATCACAAGGCCGACCGCCCCTATCTGGGCCTGCGCAATCCGCAGATCGACGAGCTGACCCGGGAATGGCGCGCGCAGCTGGACCTGCCGCAGCGTGTGGCGCTGGCGGATGCCCTCTGGCAAACCGACATCTACGAGGCGCGGCTGGCGGCGGCCAAGCTGCTGACGCAGGCGCGTCTGCGCCCCGATGATGCCGGCGCGTGGCGGTTGATCGCCTCCTGGACCCCGGATTTTGACAGCTGGGCCATCGCCGATCACGCCTGCATGGCCGGGCAAAAACGTCTGGTGGCCGATCCCGCGCGTCTGGATGAGGTCGAGGCTTGGACGCAGTCGGATCACCTGTGGACCCGGCGTGCGGCGCTGGTCATCACCCTGCCCTGGACCAAACAGAACCACCCCAAACCGGCGGAGATCGCCGCGCGCGACCGTATCCTCGGCTGGGCCGCAGGCTATGTCCCCGATCACCAGTGGTTCATCCAGAAGGCCATCGCATGGTGGCTGCGCGAGCTGTCCAAACACGACGCCGACCGCGTGCGCGCCTTCGTCGACACCCATGGCGGTGCGATGAAACCCTTTGCCGCGAAAGAGGCGATGCGCCATCTGCGCGACTAG
- the moaA gene encoding GTP 3',8-cyclase MoaA, with the protein MKTPLIDPFARAITYLRVSVTDRCDFRCVYCMSENMTFLPKRELLTLEELDRMCSTFIGLGVEKLRITGGEPLVRRGIMQFFEGMSRHLDAGTLKELTLTTNGSQLEKYASQLYAAGVRRVNVSLDTLDEAKFAQVTRWGRLPQVLRGIDAAQAAGLRVKLNAVALKGFNEPELPAITEWCAARDVDLTWIEVMPMGDIGNEDRLDQYWSLKDVRAQYAQHYTVTDLAERTGGPARYVRLEETGQRIGFITPLSHNFCESCNRVRLTCTGEIYLCLGQEDSADLRAPLRAHPDDDGPLEDAIRAAINLKPRGHDFDYSRQTPGGQMPRHMSHTGG; encoded by the coding sequence ATGAAAACCCCCCTGATCGATCCCTTCGCCCGCGCGATCACGTACCTGCGCGTCTCCGTCACGGACCGCTGCGATTTCCGCTGCGTCTATTGCATGTCCGAGAACATGACCTTCCTGCCCAAGCGCGAATTGCTGACGCTGGAAGAGCTGGACCGTATGTGCTCAACCTTCATCGGGCTGGGCGTGGAAAAGCTGCGCATCACCGGCGGGGAGCCGCTGGTCCGTCGCGGGATCATGCAGTTTTTCGAGGGGATGAGCCGCCATCTGGACGCAGGCACGCTCAAGGAGCTGACGCTGACCACGAACGGCAGCCAGCTGGAGAAATACGCAAGCCAGCTCTATGCCGCAGGCGTGCGGCGGGTGAACGTGTCACTCGACACGCTGGACGAGGCGAAATTTGCGCAAGTCACCCGCTGGGGCCGCCTACCGCAGGTCCTGCGCGGGATTGACGCGGCGCAGGCGGCGGGGTTGCGGGTGAAACTCAACGCGGTGGCGCTCAAGGGTTTTAACGAACCCGAACTGCCCGCCATCACCGAATGGTGCGCCGCGCGTGACGTCGATCTGACGTGGATCGAGGTCATGCCGATGGGCGACATCGGCAACGAGGATCGGCTCGATCAATACTGGTCGCTCAAGGACGTGCGCGCGCAATACGCGCAGCACTACACCGTGACCGATCTGGCGGAGCGTACCGGTGGCCCCGCGCGCTACGTGCGGCTTGAAGAGACGGGGCAAAGGATCGGCTTCATCACCCCGCTGAGCCATAATTTCTGCGAAAGCTGCAACCGCGTGCGCCTCACCTGCACCGGAGAGATCTACCTGTGCCTCGGTCAGGAGGACAGCGCCGATCTGCGCGCCCCGCTGCGCGCGCATCCCGATGACGACGGCCCGCTGGAGGACGCCATTCGCGCGGCCATCAACCTCAAGCCGCGCGGCCATGATTTCGACTATTCCCGCCAGACCCCCGGCGGCCAGATGCCCCGCCACATGAGCCACACCGGCGGCTGA
- a CDS encoding 3-deoxy-D-manno-octulosonic acid transferase, with protein sequence MRTPLAYRAYVGLTALAVPFAAWVVTRKLRRAGLPTHRAHEPLGHATVPREDGPLIWFHAASVGESLSVLALITRMGVALPAAHFLITSGTPTSAKLIAQRMPSRCVHQFAPIDAPGPLKRFLKHWRPDAALFVESEMWPQMLRRTRARGARMALVNARLSERSVAAWAKRPRLAAYILDVFDLILTQNDAMAQAMVRMHAPVPRVARGQNLKGFAGPLPTDADTQFEARAALGARPIWVAASTHPGEEEIVLAAHQRLRATYPDAHLILVPRHPERGQEVVQRIADTCLPFTRRTRGEAPGGAVYLADTLGELGDWFALTETVFLGGSLKPIGGHNPFEVAQSGATVLSGNHVSAFAETYAAMEAAGAARLVSGAEDLATRIAALWADDAARARAVAAAKGFAEAETGKLDTIAARLIKVLELDRD encoded by the coding sequence ATGCGCACACCGCTCGCCTATCGCGCCTACGTCGGGCTGACCGCCCTTGCCGTGCCCTTTGCCGCGTGGGTCGTCACGCGCAAGCTGCGCCGCGCGGGCCTGCCCACCCACCGCGCGCACGAACCGCTGGGCCACGCGACCGTGCCGCGCGAGGATGGGCCACTCATCTGGTTTCATGCGGCGTCGGTCGGGGAAAGCCTGTCCGTGCTCGCGCTCATCACCCGCATGGGCGTGGCCTTGCCCGCCGCGCATTTCCTCATCACCTCCGGCACGCCCACCTCGGCCAAACTGATCGCGCAGCGCATGCCGTCGCGCTGTGTGCACCAATTCGCGCCGATCGACGCGCCCGGACCGCTCAAACGCTTCCTCAAACACTGGCGCCCCGACGCGGCGCTATTCGTCGAATCCGAGATGTGGCCGCAGATGCTGCGCCGCACCCGCGCGCGCGGGGCGCGCATGGCGCTGGTCAACGCGCGCCTGTCGGAGCGGTCGGTTGCCGCCTGGGCCAAACGCCCCCGGCTCGCCGCCTATATCCTTGACGTGTTCGATCTGATCCTGACGCAGAACGACGCCATGGCGCAGGCGATGGTGCGGATGCACGCGCCGGTGCCGCGTGTCGCGCGGGGCCAAAACCTCAAGGGGTTCGCAGGCCCCCTGCCCACCGACGCGGACACGCAGTTCGAGGCACGCGCGGCCCTTGGCGCGCGGCCCATCTGGGTCGCCGCCTCCACCCATCCCGGTGAGGAGGAGATCGTGCTGGCCGCCCACCAGCGCCTGCGCGCAACCTACCCCGACGCCCATCTGATCCTCGTGCCCCGCCACCCCGAGCGCGGGCAGGAGGTGGTGCAACGCATCGCCGACACCTGCCTGCCCTTCACCCGCCGCACCCGCGGCGAGGCACCCGGCGGCGCGGTCTATCTGGCCGATACGCTGGGGGAGCTGGGCGATTGGTTTGCGCTGACGGAGACGGTGTTTCTGGGCGGCTCGCTCAAACCCATCGGCGGGCACAACCCTTTCGAAGTCGCGCAATCCGGCGCCACGGTGCTGTCTGGCAACCACGTGAGCGCATTCGCCGAAACCTACGCCGCGATGGAGGCGGCGGGCGCCGCGCGGCTTGTCAGCGGGGCCGAAGATCTGGCCACGCGTATCGCCGCCCTCTGGGCCGATGATGCGGCCCGTGCGCGGGCCGTCGCGGCGGCCAAGGGATTTGCCGAAGCCGAGACCGGCAAGCTCGACACCATCGCCGCGCGGCTCATCAAGGTAT